Within the bacterium genome, the region GCGGGCGAGGGTCTCCTGGTCTCCCTGCGCCTGGACCTGGATCTGGAGCGCCATCATCTGTCCCTGGTCGGGCATTGGGCGGCCCTCGCCCTGGCGCGGGTCCTCGCCCGCAGCTGTCAGGGGGCGGAGGGCGACGCGCGTGTCTGGTGGAAGTGGCCCAACGACCTGCTGCTCGAGGACGGGGCGGGCGCCGGCAAGGTGGCGGGACTGCTCGTGCAAACCCGCATTGTGGGAAGCCGCGCCCATGTGGTGGTCGGCCTGGGTCTCAACCTTGGGCAGCGGACCTTTCCCCCCGGACTGCGGCAGCCGGCCCGCTCCCTGGCCCAGGGCGGCGTGGCCGTGGAGCGGGAGGAGCTGTTGGCGGCCTGGCTGGGCGAGCTGGGCGGCCGCGGGCTGCCCGCCCGCCCTGCCCCGCCACCGGGGCTGGCGGAGGCGGACCTGCTCGCCTCCCGCCCGGTCTGGATCCGCGACGGGGAGCGGACGCACCGCCTGGCGGACCACGAACACCTGGCCGATGGCCGCCTGCGCCTGGCCTGGCCGGGCGGTGGCGCCCTGCTGGCCGACGGCGGACTGCGCCTGGAGGAGTTGCGAAAGGAGGGCATGTGGTGCAGGCTGGAAGCCTGAGGCCGGGCGGCTTCACCCGCCGGCTGCTGGCGGTGGACATCGGCAACACCCACATCGTGCTGGGCGTGATCGAGAAGGGGCGCCTCAGCGCCCACTGGCGGCTGGCCTCCAGCCACGCCCGCACCATCGACGAGAGCTGGGTCATGCTCAGCACGCTCTTCCGCAGCGTGGGGCTGGACCCCCAGGCGCTCAGCGGCGTGGCCATCGCCAGCGTGGTGCCCGACTTGAACTTCGTCTGGATCAAGCTGGCCGAACACTATCTGCGCATCGCACCGCTCTTGCTGGGGCCCGACTCGTCGGGCGCGCCCGCCATCCGCCTCCAGGAGCCGGCCACGGTGGGCGCCGACCGCCTCTGCAACGCCGCCGCCGTCTGGCACCTTCATCGCCAGGCGGCCGTGGTGGTGGACTTCGGCACGGCCACGACCTTCGACGTCGTCCATGCCGACGGCGCCTTCCTGGGCGGCCTCATCCTGCCCGGCCCCCAATCCGCCCTGCGCAGCCTGCACCAGAGCGCCGCCCTCCTGCCCAAAGTGGCCCTGGCCTTTCCCCCGCGGGTGATCGGCTCGACCACCGAGCAGGCCATGCAGAGCGGCCTGTTGCACGGGGCCGTGGCCCAGGTGGAGGGCCTGGTCGCCCGCATCCGGGAGGAGCTCGCCGGCGCGGGCGTCCCCGCTCCGCTGCGCGTGGTCTCCACCGGCGGATTCGGCCG harbors:
- a CDS encoding biotin--[acetyl-CoA-carboxylase] ligase, which translates into the protein MRLEGVAAALARMPDQPPWRLHAVAETDSTNRRLLEALEGGGPLDRPWTVLTAEAQTAGRGRHERHWDCPAGEGLLVSLRLDLDLERHHLSLVGHWAALALARVLARSCQGAEGDARVWWKWPNDLLLEDGAGAGKVAGLLVQTRIVGSRAHVVVGLGLNLGQRTFPPGLRQPARSLAQGGVAVEREELLAAWLGELGGRGLPARPAPPPGLAEADLLASRPVWIRDGERTHRLADHEHLADGRLRLAWPGGGALLADGGLRLEELRKEGMWCRLEA
- a CDS encoding type III pantothenate kinase; its protein translation is MQAGSLRPGGFTRRLLAVDIGNTHIVLGVIEKGRLSAHWRLASSHARTIDESWVMLSTLFRSVGLDPQALSGVAIASVVPDLNFVWIKLAEHYLRIAPLLLGPDSSGAPAIRLQEPATVGADRLCNAAAVWHLHRQAAVVVDFGTATTFDVVHADGAFLGGLILPGPQSALRSLHQSAALLPKVALAFPPRVIGSTTEQAMQSGLLHGAVAQVEGLVARIREELAGAGVPAPLRVVSTGGFGRIMARHTTVIERHLPYLVLHGLALITARTLGEPELDPGEIGIERLPDEDPVDE